The genomic segment GCCTCACAGATGCCGTCGGGCGACGGGTCGGTCAGCGTATGGGCGTTGGTCGTGCTGCCGAAACCGGCGAGCTCGGCATAGATGCGGGCGCCGCGCGCGCGGGCGTGGTCCAAGTTCTCGAGGACGACGGCGCCGCCCGCTTCACCCATGACGAAGCCGTCGCGGCCACGATCGAACGGCCGTGAGGCCTCTGTGGGATCCGGATTCCGACTGAGGGCGCGAAGCACCGAGAAAGCCAGGATCCCGATCGGGTTGATCACGGCCGAGGCGCCGCCGGCGATCATCGCGAGGGCGCTGCCCCGGCGGATGTATCGAAAGGCCTCGCCAATCGCGTGGCCGCTCGCCGCGCAGGCGGTATCGATGGCGACGTTCGGGCCGCGGCAGCCGAGCAGCTTGGCCGGGACCGCCGCTGTGAAGTCGCCAAGACGTCGACTGAAGGCGCTTTCGGGTTGACAGCCGTCTCGCGCGAAGCGCGCGAGGTCGAGCGCTGGCGCGTCATGCCGACGAAACCGGTAGTAGTAGCGGAGGAGGTTGATGTTTACGTAGTTGACGCTCGTCCCGGCCACAATGCCAATCTGCTGCGGGTCGAGGCGAGCGTGCGCCAAGCCGGCGTCCGCGTAGGCTTCCTCGGCACTCATGGTGAAGAGCTTTACGGTGCGTCGCCAGTGCCCTCGCGGCACGGACTCGAGCGCCGGACCGGTCTCTGCGAGGCCGCCGATCTCGGCAGCAACCTTGCAGGCGTATTCCGACGCATCGAAGTACGAGATGACCCGAATCCCGCTGTCACCGGCAAGCAGGCGCGACCACACCGTGCGCACGTTGCGCCCGAGCGCGGTGACCCAGCCGAGCCCCGTGATTGCGACGCGGTGCATTCATCCTCCAACCAGCCGGCACCAACGGGGTCGGCGCCGTAGTGCAAGAGACCCCACCCGCTCACGCGCCACTGACACGCACGCGCCAAGCTGGCGGAGAGGTCCTGCATCTTGTGTGCCGCCGGGGTCGGGCCAGTGGTCAGCCTATATACATTGCCCGTGTGGGGCTCCCGGACTTCAATTGTGTCGCCTGCGCGATCGACGCCCTACTATTCTGCGTCTTCGCAATGAGCATGGGCTCGCGCAGCCATACACTATACGCGTGTATAGTGTCTTGGAGGGCTGCGATTCTAACATCCGCCCCATGGCCGTGCAAGGCCAAACCCCCACCTGCCCGACACGCTGCGAGGAGAAGACGCATGACCGCTGAGCTGCCCGTGATTGTCGTCTCTGGCCTGCCCCGCTCCGGCACATCCATGACCATGGGTATGCTCCAGGCGGGCGGCGTGGCGATCCTCAGTGACGGTGTCCGGACGCCGGACGAGAGCAATCCCAAGGGCTACTTCGAGTTCGAGCCCGTTCAGCGTCTCGCCGTGGCGCCTGATTCCTCGTGGCTCGTCGCAGCCCGAGGCAAAGCCGTCAAGGTCGTCTCCTCGCTCCTTTCTTATCTACCGCACACGTATGAATATCGTGTGATCTTCATGCACCGAGATCTGCGTGAGGTCGTCGCGTCGCAGGACAAGATGATCGCGCAGCGAGGCACGGACGGCGGCGCAGCGAGTGAGGAAGCGCTCGTGCAGCTCTACGATCGCCATCTCCAGCAGGTCAGGCGGATGCTGGTCGAGCGGCCCTGTTTCACGACGCTCGATGTCGAGTATCGGACCGCGCTCGCCAATCCCGCAGAAGAGGCTCACCGCATCAGCGCGTTCCTGGGCGGCACACTGGAAGTCGAAGAAATGCGGCGTACCGTGGATCGGGCCCTGTATCGCAATCGCGCCGAAGAGGAAGGGATCAGGAATCAAGACGCAGTACGTAGGCAACACCAAGGGAGCGGATTGGGTCAGGGATAACGTGATGCGCGAATCCGCCGTCGTGATCACGGGCGTTGGATTGACCGTGCCGCTAGGCCTTTCGGCCAAGGAGGCCAGTCAACGGAGCCGAGATGGTGAGTCGGCGATTGGACCACTGCGCCGGTTCGACGTTGCCGGCCATCCCTGCCGTGCCGCCGCCGAGGTGGCCGACTTCGATATCAGCGATTGGCTCGGGTCACCGAAGAACGCCAAGTTGATGGGCCAGAGCGTCAAGTACGCGCTGAGGGCGGCGAAAGAAGCAGTGGCGAACGCCAGCATCGAGCTCGATCGGTTCGACCCCTATCGTATCGGCCTCTACACCGGATCCGGTCAGACCGGCGTGGATTGCACGATCTTCTTTCCGGCACTCACGGCCGCCTGGGACGGTCGAGACGATCTCGACTTCAGATACCTCGGCGGCCGTCCGTCCCGTCTCGTCGACCGTTATTTCTCGTTGAAGACGCTCGCCAACGCCGGCATTGGCTTCCTGTCGTCCGAGCTCGGCGCGCAGGGGCCGAGCGGCAACTTCGTGCAAGGGGATACGGCGTCGGCTCTCGCCATCATGTCGGCGTTTCACGACCTGGTCGAGGGACGCTGCGACGTCGCCATTGCCGGTGGGTACGAATCGCTGCTCACCTCCTCCACCTATCTCGCGTACGCGCGAGCCGGCCTGCTGTCTGCCACTGCTCCAGACCGCGCGTATCGTCCTTTCGACAGGGAGCGGGACGGCGTCGTGCTCGGCGAGGGCGCCGGTTTCCTCGTGCTGGAGCGTCGCGATGTCGCGGAGGCACGCGGCGCTCCGATCCTCGCGGAGCTGGTGGGCTGCGGCTGCGGCATGGTTGCAGACGACATCCCAGAGCCACGGCGCGCGCTGCAGGCATCACGCGCCGCGGCGGCCGCTGCGCTCGATGGCGCTGACGCGGACGTGGTCATCGCGCACGGCATCGGGACTCTCGCAGGAGATCAGGCGGAGGCGGAGCTGCTGGCGGAGCTCTTCGGACCTACCGTGCCGATTACCGCCTTCAAGAGTCAGACAGGCTACCTCGGCGCGGCTGGGTCTTCTGTCGAGCTGGGACTGTCGGTCCTCGCGCTCCATGAGGGTTGGCTGCCGCCGATTGCGCGCCTGCAGATCCCGGAGCCTGATCTTGGACTCGATTTCGTGCGCCCAGACGCCCGGCGTGTGAAAGATCATCTGACGGCGATCTCCATCGCCTGGTCCTGGGCCGGCCAGGTAACGGCGCTTGCCGTTCGAGGCGTGAAGCCTTGAGAACGCGAAACTTGAGGAGATAGTAGGGCGCGGTCGCCGAGCGCCGTCACGGCCGCCTCGGCGAGGCGGCCCTACCGACACGACGTGAGAAGGCTATGGAAGACGTCTCGGCGGTTGCCATTGGCACATCGGTCGTCG from the Luteitalea sp. genome contains:
- a CDS encoding beta-ketoacyl-ACP synthase II produces the protein MHRVAITGLGWVTALGRNVRTVWSRLLAGDSGIRVISYFDASEYACKVAAEIGGLAETGPALESVPRGHWRRTVKLFTMSAEEAYADAGLAHARLDPQQIGIVAGTSVNYVNINLLRYYYRFRRHDAPALDLARFARDGCQPESAFSRRLGDFTAAVPAKLLGCRGPNVAIDTACAASGHAIGEAFRYIRRGSALAMIAGGASAVINPIGILAFSVLRALSRNPDPTEASRPFDRGRDGFVMGEAGGAVVLENLDHARARGARIYAELAGFGSTTNAHTLTDPSPDGICEAHAMRLALDDAKLSSDAIDYIAAHGTSTRKNDAVESQAIKRLFGAHAPRLLVSSNKGQLGHTIAAAGVSNLIAAAKAMTECAAPPTANHHEPDPECDLDYVPNRSRPAEIRAALANAFAFGGQNAVLALRQVEA